Part of the Fundidesulfovibrio magnetotacticus genome, TTGGGCCTGGCGCACCAGGAGCATGGGGGCGTCGCCCCTGCCAGGCGTCACGCTGGCGACCCCGGCGCTCACGGTGAGCAGGCCCCCGTGGGGCGAATCCAGGTGGGGGATCTCCAGGCGGGCCACCTCGTCCAGGATGCGCGCCGCCACCACCCGCGCTCCGTCCGGCCCGGAGCCCGGCAGCAGGGCGGCGAAGGTGTCGCCCTCCATGCGCCCGGCCGCGTCCACCTCGCGGTAGAGGCAGCGCATGAGCGCCCCTGCGGCGGCCTTGAGGGCGTCGTCTCCGGCCAGCGAGCCGTTCACGGCGTTGTAGGCCGCGAAGCGGTCCACGTTGACCACCAGCAGGGACAGGCTCGACCCCTCGCGCTGGGCCTGGGCCCAGTCCCTGGCCAGGAGCTTCTCGAAGGCGCGGCGGTTCAGCACGCCCGTGAGCCCGTCCACCTCGGAGAGCTGCGCCACCTGGGTCAGGGCGGCTTCCAGGTCCATCTGGGCTTCCAGGGCGGCCTCGGCCACGCGGCGCGAGCGCTCCAGG contains:
- a CDS encoding GGDEF domain-containing protein: MDHPVPLFDKEQQVAAAARQALAATDCTEFARPFGELVEAYEDLLERSRRVAEAALEAQMDLEAALTQVAQLSEVDGLTGVLNRRAFEKLLARDWAQAQREGSSLSLLVVNVDRFAAYNAVNGSLAGDDALKAAAGALMRCLYREVDAAGRMEGDTFAALLPGSGPDGARVVAARILDEVARLEIPHLDSPHGGLLTVSAGVASVTPGRGDAPMLLVRQAQQALGVAKQEGGNAFALA